One Vigna unguiculata cultivar IT97K-499-35 chromosome 11, ASM411807v1, whole genome shotgun sequence DNA window includes the following coding sequences:
- the LOC114169149 gene encoding secoisolariciresinol dehydrogenase-like has translation MAISSLISAAGRRLEGKVAMITGGASGIGEATARLFSKHGAHVVIADIQDHLGLSLSKELESASYIHCDVTNENDIENAVNTVVSKHGKLDTMFNNAGITGANKTSILDNTKSEFEAVINVNLVGVFLGTKHAARVMIPARRGSIINTASVCGSIGGVASHAYTSSKHGVVGLTRNSAVELGAFGVRVNCVSPYVVATPLAKNFFKLDDKGVLGVYANLKNAVLEPNDVAEAALYLASDESKYVSGHNLVVDGAFTVVNSGFCVFGQSS, from the exons ATGGCTATTTCCTCACTCATCTCAGCAGCAGGAAGAAG GCTTGAGGGGAAGGTGGCAATGATCACAGGTGGTGCTAGCGGCATTGGTGAGGCCACTGCAAGACTCTTCTCTAAACATGGAGCACACGTAGTGATAGCTGATATCCAAGATCATTTAGGTCTTTCCCTTAGCAAGGAGTTGGAATCCGCTTCCTATATCCATTGCGATGTCACAAACGAAAACGACATCGAGAACGCCGTCAACACGGTGGTTTCCAAACACGGCAAACTAGACACCATGTTCAACAACGCCGGCATAACCGGGGCGAACAAAACCAGCATATTGGACAACACGAAGTCCGAATTTGAGGCAGTGATCAACGTTAACCTGGTCGGTGTTTTTCTTGGAACAAAGCACGCTGCAAGGGTTATGATTCCTGCGCGAAGAGGAAGCATAATCAACACGGCTAGTGTTTGCGGAAGCATAGGTGGCGTGGCTTCACACGCGTACACAAGTTCGAAACACGGCGTGGTGGGATTGACGAGAAACAGTGCGGTGGAGCTTGGAGCATTCGGTGTGAGGGTGAATTGCGTGTCACCTTACGTGGTTGCCACGCCCTTGGCTAAGAACTTTTTTAAGCTTGACGACAAGGGGGTTCTCGGGGTCTACGCAAACCTAAAAAATGCTGTTCTTGAACCCAACGATGTGGCTGAAGCTGCTCTCTATTTAGCTAGTGATGAGTCCAAGTATGTTAGTGGCCACAATCTTGTGGTTGATGGAGCCTTCACTGTTGTCAACAGTGGCTTTTGTGTCTTTGGACAATCTTCATGA
- the LOC114169079 gene encoding secoisolariciresinol dehydrogenase-like: MASVNSAAATIRRLEGKVAIITGAASGIGEAIARLFSQHGAHVVIADIQDDVGLSLCNDLESAIYVHCDVTNEEDVQNCVNMAVSKYGKLDIMLNNAGITGANKASILDNTKSEFEAVINVNLVGVFLGTKHAARVMIPARRGSIVNTASVCGSIGGVASHAYTASKHGVVGLTRNSAVELGAFGVRVNCVSPYVVATPLAKNFFKLDDKGVHGIYANLKDAVLEPNDVAQAALYLASDESKYVSGHNLVVDGAFTVVNSGFCVFGQSS, encoded by the exons atggcAAGTGTCAACTCAGCTGCTGCAACTATCAGAAG GCTTGAGGGGAAGGTGGCGATTATCACTGGTGCTGCCAGCGGCATAGGTGAGGCCATTGCAAGACTCTTCTCACAGCATGGAGCTCATGTGGTGATAGCTGATATTCAAGACGATGTGGGACTTTCTCTCTGCAATGACTTGGAATCCGCtatatatgttcattgtgatgtcaCAAATGAAGAAGACGTTCAAAACTGCGTGAACATGGCAGTTTCCAAGTACGGGAAGCTCGACATCATGCTCAATAACGCCGGCATAACCGGGGCGAACAAAGCAAGCATATTGGACAACACGAAGTCCGAATTTGAAGCAGTGATCAACGTTAACCTGGTCGGTGTTTTTCTCGGAACAAAGCACGCTGCAAGGGTTATGATTCCTGCGCGAAGAGGAAGCATAGTGAATACTGCTAGTGTTTGCGGAAGCATAGGTGGCGTGGCCTCACACGCGTACACAGCTTCGAAACACGGTGTGGTGGGATTGACGAGAAACAGTGCGGTGGAGCTTGGAGCATTCGGTGTTAGGGTGAACTGCGTGTCACCTTACGTGGTTGCCACGCCCTTGGCTAAGAACTTTTTTAAGCTTGACGACAAGGGGGTTCACGGGATCTACGCAAACCTAAAAGATGCTGTTCTTGAGCCGAACGATGTGGCTCAAGCTGCTCTGTATTTAGCCAGTGATGAGTCCAAGTATGTTAGTGGTCACAATCTTGTGGTTGATGGAGCCTTCACTGTCGTCAACAGTGGCTTTTGTGTCTTCGGACAATCTTCATGA
- the LOC114168943 gene encoding secoisolariciresinol dehydrogenase-like, which produces MASVNSAAATIRRLEGKVAIITGAASGIGEAIARLFSQHGAHVVIADIQDDVGLSLCKELESAIYVHCDVTNEEDVENCVNMAVSKYGKLDIMLNNAGQCNEFKRSILDNTKSEFERVIRVNMVGPFLGTKHAARVMIPAKSGCIINTASVAGCIGGGATHAYTSSKHGLVGLTKNTAVELGQFGIRVNCVSPYVVATPMLDKYFNLNEEGVREAYSNLKGSYLVTNDVAEAVLYLAGDESKYVSGHNLVLDGGFSITNAGFSPWQSQ; this is translated from the exons ATGGCAAGTGTCAACTCAGCTGCTGCCACTATCAGAAG GCTTGAGGGGAAGGTGGCGATTATCACTGGTGCTGCCAGCGGCATAGGTGAGGCCATTGCAAGACTCTTCTCACAGCATGGAGCTCATGTGGTGATAGCTGATATTCAAGACGATGTGGGACTTTCTCTCTGCAAGGAGTTGGAATCCGCTATATATGTTCATTGCGATGTCACAAATGAAGAAGACGTTGAAAACTGCGTGAACATGGCAGTTTCCAAGTACGGGAAGCTCGACATCATGCTCAATAACGCAGGTCAATGCAACGAGTTCAAACGAAGCATTCTGGACAACACAAAGTCTGAGTTCGAGAGAGTGATAAGAGTGAACATGGTTGGTCCATTTCTGGGAACAAAGCACGCTGCAAGGGTCATGATTCCTGCTAAAAGTGGCTGCATAATAAACACAGCGAGTGTTGCAGGATGCATAGGTGGAGGCGCTACACATGCCTACACCAGTTCAAAGCATGGCCTTGTGGGACTTACCAAAAACACTGCAGTGGAGCTTGGACAATTCGGTATTCGTGTGAACTGTGTGTCCCCTTATGTGGTTGCGACACCGATGTTGGATAAATACTTCAATCTTAATGAAGAAGGAGTTCGTGAGGCTTATTCCAACCTAAAAGGTTCTTATCTTGTGACCAACGATGTGGCCGAAGCTGTTCTTTATTTGGCAGGTGATGAGTCTAAGTATGTTAGTGGTCACAATCTTGTGTTGGATGGGGGATTCTCCATTACAAATGCAGGATTTTCTCCTTGGCAGTCTCAGTAA